The DNA window CCCTCGCCCTCGGCCGGGCGCCCGACCACCGAGTCTGCGATGCCGTACTCGACCGTCTCCTGCGCGCCCATCCAGAAGTCGCGTGAGAGATCCTGCCGGATCAGCTCGGTGGTGCGGCCGGTGTGGAACGAGTAGATCTCCTCCATCCGCTTCTGGATGCGGAGGATCTCGCGGGCCTGCACCTCGATGTCAGCGGCGGTTCCCTGGAAGCCGGCCGAGCCCTGGTGGATCATCACGCGGGCATTCGGCAGGACGTGGCGCTTGCCCTTCGCACCGGCCGCCAGCAACAGCGAGCCCATCGACGCCGCCAGGCCGACGCAGGTCGTCGAGACGTCACTGGGGATCAGCTGCATCGTGTCGTAGATCGCCATGCCGGCCGTCACCGAGCCGCCGGGCGAGTTGATGTACATCGAGATGTCGCGATCTGGATCCTCGCGGGCGAGGTACAGCAGCTGCGCGACGATCAGGTTGGAGATGTGATCGGAGACAGGCGTCCCGAGGAAGATGATGCGCTCTTTGAGCAGCAGCGAGTAGATATCGTAGGACCGCTCACCACGGTTCGTCTGCTCGATGACCATCGGGACGTAGTTGGTCGCCGAGTGGCGCGGATCGATGATTGAGCGCGGGTCTGCCATGTGAGCCTCCTGCCAGAGTTGAAGTATACGAGGCGCGCGCAACGCTCCCGCGAAAAGTCCGGCACACCGGTGCTGTCCTGGACGGCACAGCCGTGCGGACAACGAGGGGCCGTGCCGCGGGAGGGACGGGCGGGCGAGATATCGGCCCGCCCCCAGCGTCAGGGCTATCGGCTGTCAGGGCAGTTCGAGCTGCGCATCAGGGCAGTTCGAGCTGCGCATCAGGGCAATTCGAGCTGCGCCAGCGCCCCGCTCTGCACATCCAGTTCTGCCGCGCGCTGCTCACCCCGCCCGCCGTTCGGGCGCACGGTGATCGCGTAGCGCCCCGGCGGCACCGAGAGCGCCCCGAACATGCCGGTGCCATCCGTCTCGCCGCCCAGGCTCTTGGGGCCGGAGAGATCGACGCGCGCGCCGTCGAGGCCGGGCACGCGCAGCATCACGCTGCCGGCGCTCGCGCTCGGCTTCCAGGCGGTCGCCGGCGTCAGCGTCCGAGCCGGGAAGGGCGGCTGTCCGCCGTTGAGCGGCCCTGGCTCGGTCAGCGCGGCCCAGACCTCCGCGCCCTGGGCGCGCGAGGTGACGGTGTCGTCGCCGGCCGCCGAGGGGCGCGTCGCCGCATACGAGTAGAGCGCCACGCCGGCCGTGCCTGGGCCGTTCGGATTCTGCGCGAGCGCCCGCTTGATCTGCGCGATGCTCTCGGCCGGCTCGTTCAGGTAGAGCGCGACGGCCGGGATGATCTGCCGGCCGTAGGCATGGTTCCGCTGCCAGTCTACCCAACGGTCGAACCAGGGGCCTTGCCCGGCCGACTCGCGGAAGTAGTTCATCGGCATGACCTGATCGACGATCCCCTCTTCGAGCCAGGAGCGCCAGTCCTGGAAGACGCTGCTGTAGCCGGCGCTGCGCTGCCAGTCGGCATCGGTGCGGGGGCCCTCGCCCCAGGGGATCGCCGCAACGCTGAGCTTGACGGTCGGCTTGACGGCCAGTGCGCCCAGGTAGATGCCGCGCACCAACGCCGTCACCTGGTCGCGCCGCCACTGATTCCAGGCAGGATCATTCCCTGGCGGGCGGCCCTCCCGACCGTAGCGGGCGTTGAAGCGGTCGATGCTGGTCTGGTTGTAGCCCCAGCTCTGGCCGTCTGCGCGCTCGGGGTAGCGGATGTAATCCAGGTGCAGCCCGTCCACGTCGTACTCGCGCACGATGGTGAGGGCCACGTCCGTGGTGTACCGCGCGGCATCCGGGTGGCCCG is part of the Chloroflexota bacterium genome and encodes:
- a CDS encoding ATP-dependent Clp protease proteolytic subunit: MADPRSIIDPRHSATNYVPMVIEQTNRGERSYDIYSLLLKERIIFLGTPVSDHISNLIVAQLLYLAREDPDRDISMYINSPGGSVTAGMAIYDTMQLIPSDVSTTCVGLAASMGSLLLAAGAKGKRHVLPNARVMIHQGSAGFQGTAADIEVQAREILRIQKRMEEIYSFHTGRTTELIRQDLSRDFWMGAQETVEYGIADSVVGRPAEGEGLTDTPPSTNGSSVV
- a CDS encoding family 10 glycosylhydrolase, yielding MTPLRSSWAIALAGLLAALLLLGSVPSAEAQLFGGSAPVIAPGGAGPASPSAPAAGPAGGGAVVSPGGASAVVNPTGAGPEFRGLWVDAYREGFKTPTQVDRLLADARRANVNALIVQMRRRGDAMYARSLEPRAEDPELAAGFDPLAYLIERARAEQPRIEVHAWIVVTNIWGSQNRAPVDPAHVFNQHGASAAGREDWLSRREDGTTWSRGYFLDPGHPDAARYTTDVALTIVREYDVDGLHLDYIRYPERADGQSWGYNQTSIDRFNARYGREGRPPGNDPAWNQWRRDQVTALVRGIYLGALAVKPTVKLSVAAIPWGEGPRTDADWQRSAGYSSVFQDWRSWLEEGIVDQVMPMNYFRESAGQGPWFDRWVDWQRNHAYGRQIIPAVALYLNEPAESIAQIKRALAQNPNGPGTAGVALYSYAATRPSAAGDDTVTSRAQGAEVWAALTEPGPLNGGQPPFPARTLTPATAWKPSASAGSVMLRVPGLDGARVDLSGPKSLGGETDGTGMFGALSVPPGRYAITVRPNGGRGEQRAAELDVQSGALAQLELP